In Hymenobacter volaticus, the genomic window ATAATTTACTTTACTAAACTTACTTGGGTGAACAATAATGAAACTCATCATCTATGCACGGTCCCACTTGCGGCCCCACTAACAAAAAAACCTCGTTTGCAAGCTGCAAACGAGGTTTTTGGTGATCCCGCTGGGATTCGAACCCAGGACCCATACATTAAAAGTGTATTGCTCTACCAGCTGAGCTACAGAATCAATTACTTTGCAATCAAAACTTTCCTGATTGGCTAATGGTGGCACAAAAGTAGCCGGCCAGTTTCTACGCTCCAAACGTTTTGCTGAAAAAGCCCTTTCTTTTTTTTCTGATTTCGCTCTGGTTCTCCCAACCCTCTACGGCGCAGAAAGTTACTCCAAAACTCGCCCGCGCCGACTCTGCCTTCGATGCCGGAGCTTATCAGTTAGCATATCGGCAATACCGAGGATTGTTGCGCCAAGAAGCTGTAGCCTCGCCCCGTTTGCTTTTGCGCATGGCGTACGTGCAAGAGGGATTAGGGCATTACCCAGCCGCGCTCTACTACCTACACATGGCCTTGGCCCGGCAGCCCCGCTTAGCTACTTGGCACAAAATGGCAGAGCTAGCGCGCGACCAGCGCCTAGCGGGCTACCCCGAAACGTGGCGGCAGGACTTGCAGCTTACTTTCCGACGTTACTACTATTTCGGGTTGCAAGGGCTGTTGATTGGCGCGGTGGTGAGTGGCACTTTGCTGCTGGTACGCCGGCGGCAGATAACCCGCGGCTGGTGGGTAGCCTACGGTTCTTATCTGGTTTTTACGGCGGTGTACCTCAACCTGCTAGGCACCGAACGCGCTGCGCTGGTAGTGCGGCCCACCGCCGCCCTGATGGCCGGTCCTAGTGCCGGCTCTGCTTGGCTTACCACGGCGGCCGCCGGCGACCGGCTGGTTGTGCAAGGCCAGCAAGACACGTGGTACCAAGTACAATGGCAGGGCCAAGAAGCGTATATCCGTACCCAAGACTTGCTGCTAGTACAGTAGCGTGAAGTGGTGAGTTTGATGTTCAGCTTACGCAAATTGTGCAGCCAGACGCCCACTCACCTCTTCGCGGTTTCACTGCTTTACAATTCCCCTTTTTCCTCTTTGCGGAAATGGCTGAGAACTAACTTGTCAGTCAGGCTGGGGAGCCATTTGTTGAGGAAGACTGTGAGTTTGCCTTGGCTGGTAAGCACCAGGTCGCGGCGGCGGTGACGGACGGCGGCCAGGATGTGCTCGGCCACTTCCTCGCTGCTCATCATCTTCTGCTCGTCGCGTGGCGACTCGCCCTGGGCCGAGCCGTCGGCGGCTAGGGCTACCTGGCGAATATTGGAGGCAGTGAAACCAGGACAAGCCAGCAGTACGTGCACGCCCTGGGGCAGCAGTTCGGTACGCAACGCTTCCAGAAAGCCATGCATGGCAAACTTTGAAGCCGAGTAGCCCGTGCGTCCTGGCAAACCGCGGTAGCCGGCAATGCTGCTCACCCCTACCACCGACCCTTTGCTGGCCAGTAGGTGGGGCAGCGCAAACTTGGTGGTGTAGACGGTGCCGAAAAAGTTGGTTTGCATCAAACGGCGGATAACCTCGAGATCTACTTCCTGAAAGCGGGCCCGCATACTGATGCCCGCATTGTTGAGCAGCACATCGAGCTGACCGAAAGCTTGAATGGTCTCGGCTACGGCGCGCTCGGAATCCGCCTCTACTCCTACATCGGCGCGTACAGTGTGGTGCGTAATACCGAGGCTGGTTAACTCGCGGGCAGTATCCTGAAGGCGCGCTTCGTCGCGGCCCGTAATAACGACGCGGGCACCTGCCTGCCCGAAGGCCACGGCGCAGGCCCGGCCGATGCCAGACGTACCGCCCGTAATAAGAACTACTTTATTTTTCATGCCTAGCAAAATGCGTTACCTGCCACGAAGCAGGCGCGGCAAAACTACTTATTTCAAGGTAAGTAGCCGGGATTTGGTACTAATTCACCTATTTCTTTCACCCTTGGACTTTATCGACTTATCTGGACAGCATCCTGGTGAAAGAAGCTGCACTTTGTCAGGGCATAGTGCCTACATTTAGAGTTTATTTTGTGACTTACTACACTTCTATTCTATGACCCTAATGATACGTGCGCAGCGCCTACCGGCAGCTTTCTGGTTCGGTGCTTTATTATGTAGCTTATACTTATTGCCTCTTGCTGGCTGGGCGCAGTGCCCCCCGCCACTAGTGCTTGCACGCCAGGGTCGGCACCGGCTTCCGGCTACGCCTTCGGGATGGGTATCCTGAACGTGACGTTAGGCTCCATCAACAATACCACGTTGGGGGTACAAGATGGGTACCGCGACTATGCTTGTACCCTTGGTGCCTCCCTGACGATTGGCCAAAGCTATCCTATTAGCATTCGTACTAACTCAGGTGTCAATGAAACGGTCCGCGTGTGGCTGGATATCAACAACGACGGCACGCTTAATCCAACCACGGAGCTGATTTTTTCTTCCAATGCCAAGCAGCTGCACACGGGCACTATTTCCTTGCCAGCCAACACAGTATTGGGCACCCGCCTGCGGCTGCGCGTTGCGGCTGACTGGGAAAATTCGCCGATACCCACTCCTTGCTCCACCCCCCAGTATTCGCAAACCGAAGACTACGCCATAACCGCCGTGACGAATACGGCGGCGCCGGTAGCAGAATTTGTGGCCGACCAAACCCTTACTTGTTCGGGTTGCGTGCAGTTCACCGACCAATCGCAAAATGCTCCTTCGAGCTGGCTCTGGAACTTCGGTGACAACACAACCAGCACCCTGCAAAACCCTAACCACTGCTATACCACGCCCGGTACCTATACTGTAACGCTGACGGCAACCAATGCAACGGGATCCAACGTGCGCACCCGCACCAGCTACATCGAGTACAACAGCACGGTGCCGGTAGCCGCCACTTGTACGCCCACTACCACCGCCTACTGCTGCGACTACGGCATCACGCGTTTCGCGCTTGGTACGCTCGTAAAGACCTCTCTGAACGGACAAGCTGGCTACGAAAATTTCACTTGTAGCAGCCGAGTACAGCTCACTGAAGGCACAGTCGTTTCAATTAGCGTCACTACGGGCGGCACCACGCCGCACGATACCCGCGTGTGGCTGGATTTAAACAATGACGGAGCTTTTACAACTGGGGAATTGCTTTACACAGCCCTAAACCGCGCCAGCCCTTCCGGGACCTTGACTATTCCGGGCTCAGCTGTGAAAAACGTGCCGTTGCGCTTGCGGGTGCTGGCTGATTTTGTGGGTGGAGCTAGCGGCCCCTGCGCCAATCCGCAGCTTGGCCAAGTGGAGGATTACACCGTGACGGTGCAGCAAAATACTAATCCACCCGTGGCAGCCTTTACCTCGAACTACGTGCTAGGCAATTGCCAAAACCCGGTGCAGTTCACCGACCAAAGCAGCAATGCCCCCACGAGCTGGCTTTGGAACTTTGGGGATGGCAGCACCAGCACGCAACAGAATCCTTCGCATATCTACTCGACCGCGGGGGTATTCAACGTCACGCTAACGGCAACCAATTCCTTTGGCAATAATGTCGTAACGCGCAACGGCTACGTGGTCTTTATGCAGCCGTGCGTATCGTATTGCACGGCCACGAGCACGACGGCCAATATTTGGCTGACCAACGTGGCTGTCCGCCGCGGAGCGGCCACCGACCTCGACAATACGTCGGCAGCTTCCGCCAACGGCTACGGCAATTACATCGATCAAGTGGTGAATTTGTACCAAGGGCAGAGTACCACGCTTAGTTTGAGCGTGAATGCCACCTTCCAGCACGTACTGTGGGCCTGGATAGACTGGAACCGCAACGGCACTTACGAAACGTCGGAACTGGTAATGAACGGGATAACTTCCGCAACAACATTCTCGGCGCCCATTGCTGTCCCGGGCACGGCTGGCAGCACAGGGTTTACACGGATGCGGGTGATGGTACGGCTCAATAACTTGCCTACTCCCACCGCCTGTCAGATCAATCAAAACAACTCGGAAACCGAAGAGTATTCGGTGCAAGTAAACCAAGTGCTGGCTACGCTTGAGGCGCGTACAATGCCGGCGCTAACTATTTTCCCAAATCCTTCGGCTGACGGCCATCTGCGCTTGCGCCTCCCCGACCCTGCTGCGGCGGGCACTTACGCCGTGCGCATCGATAATGTGGTGGGCGCCCAGGTGATGGAGACTTCCGTGAAGCTGAGCCCCAATCAAGAAGCCACCCTAGACCTCTCCAATCTGCCTCGCGGCCTGTATATGGTGCGCTTGCAAAACGCCGAAGGGAAAATGGCCACGCGTCGCGTTCAAGTCGGCTATTAGTTGAGTGCTGCTTACCTATTGAATTTGCTGTCGAGTTAGTTAGTGGCCGTTGATCAGTCGCCAATCAGTAGTAATCAATTCTTAAACTTCCTATATGGCTAAACCTATACTCCGCGCCTTATTCCTGCTGCTCCTGCTCGCGGGGCTGCGCCCAGGTTCGGCGGTAGCTTCTCACTTGTTGGGAGGCGAAATGACCTATCAATACCTTGATGCCAACGGCCCCGCAGGCACCCAGTTTCGCTATCGGGTCACGGTATTTATTTACTTGAACTCGGAATGTTCGGTTCCGGGAGTTCCCTCCCAGACGGTGTCGAACGTACCTGATGGGCGTTGCAACATCTTTCTAAATCTTTACAATAAGACCACGGGCCAGCGCATCAATAGTGGCGAAGGCTCCAACAACTATCCGTGTGCGCAAGTGGTGTGCGGCGGCGCTACCCAGTTCGACCAGCAACCAGGAGGTACGTTTCGGCTGCCGCGGATTTCCAATCCGAGTATTACCCCGCCGCAGCCAGGTGGATGTAGCATTCCAGCCGGCACGCTGCCCTCGGTACGGCTGGCCCGCTACGAGGCCATCATCAACCTGCCCGTGTCGCTGGCGGGTTACTACGCAGTGTACACCGATGGTACGCGCAACTTCAACATTGACAACCTAACCAACCCCAGCGGCCAGAACCAGACCCTGTACGTGGACATGGCTCCCCCGCTGCTGCCCAATTCGTCGCCTACCTTCTCGGATACGGCCGTGGTCGTTATCTGCCAGGGCGATACCAGCATTCTGGTCAACAACGCCGTCGATCCGGACGGTGACCGGCTGATTTATTCGTTCAGCACACCCTACAACGACGTTCAAAACAACTTCCCGGCCACAACATTTACTCCGCCTCCGCCTAGCGTTTTGTATGCGCCGGGCTACTCGGCCACGAATCCCTTCGGTACTGCTCCTGGCAATTATGCCTTCTTGAATGCCAGCAACGGTATTAGCCGCTACGCTACCTCCCGGGTGGGGCGGTTTGTGGTGGCGGTAGAGGTGAAAGAGTACCGCTCTATCAATGGCAATGAAGTCCTGATTGGCTCTACGCGCCGCGAAATTCAATTGGTGTCACGAACATGTCAGCCCAACAACTCGCCGCAGTTTACGCCGGCCACGGTTGCCACTCGCACGTTCACAATTCAGGAAGGACAATCCTTGAGTTTTAACCTAGCCGCTACCGACTCCGATGGCAACCCGATTAACCTAAGGGCGAATAGTGTGCTGCTTGATGGTGCCGGGCCCTTCAACGCCACGTTTGGGGGCAACCAAGGAACGGTGCTACCGGGGGCTCCTACGGGCAGTGCTACTGTGCAGGGCCCTAGCGGCAGTGTTAATAGCCAGTTCGTATTCAACAGCCAGTGCGGTAATGCTCGCAGCACGCCCTACGACGTAGTGGTAACGGCTACCGACGTAGCGTGCGGTGCCAAAACGGTGGCCGAAGTGTTTCAGATTTTGGTAACGAAAGCTGCCGGCCCAACGAGCATTACGGGCGAAACCGTTATCTGCGACCGAAGCACCCCACGGTCCTACACAGTAGCCGGACCCACCGCTAGCTCCTACCGCTGGACTGTGCAGGGCGGCATCATCCAGGGCTCTAGCACTGCCAACACGGTGCAGGTACTGTGGAATGGTACCGGCGCAGGTCGCGTAACGGTACGCGGTATATCGGCGCTCAATTGCCCTACCGATTCGGTGTCGCGCACGATTGATGTACGGCCAATTGGTGCACTGACTGTAACGCCCGCTACTCCTACCATTTGTCAGGGTGCTTCCACTACGCTTACTGCTTCAGGTGGCACCAGCTACACCTGGACCAGCAGTACCGGTCAAACCTTCACGGGAACCAGCATCACGGTAACGCCTGCCGTTACTACCACCTACACCGTGACGACTACGGATGGAAGTTGTACTGCCTCACGAGCGGTAACTGTGACGGTGACTCCTCAGGCAGTTGCCAATGCTGGGGCCGATGCTACAGTGTGTTCGGGAATTGCCACTACGCTCGGGACGGCAGGTCTAACCGGCTACACCTACCAGTGGAGCCCCGCTACGGGCTTGAGTAACGCTACAGTTGCGCAGCCAACCCTAACCTTCACTAACACGGGCACCACCGCTCAATCCTTGAAATACGTGGTAACGGCCACCACCACCTCCGGCTGCATAGCCCGCGATACCGTGACAGTGCTGGTGAACCCGGCGGCTGTAGCGCTGGCAGGTGCTGACCAGACGTTTTGCTCGGGTGGCACCGCTACGTTGGGCAATGCTGCTAGTGCCGTGGCAGGCAGCACGTACGCCTGGAGCCCGGTCACGGGATTGAGTTCCTCGAATGGCGTTACTACCACTGTTACGCTGCCTAACACCACTGCGGTACCCGTTGTCAACCAATACATTCTGACCGTAACAACCAGCAACGGCTGCGTAAACCGCGACACAGTACGAGTAACCGTGAACCCTGCGGCTGTTGCCAATGCAGGCACCGACCGGGCCGTGTGCTCGGGTATAGCTACCACGCTCGGCACGGCGGCTCTAACAGGTTACACCTATCAGTGGAGCCCGGCCACGGGCCTGAGCAGCGCTACCGCTGCCACGCCGACTCTAACGCTAATAAACACGGGCCCTACGCCGCAACTCCTGACGTACACCGTGACGGCTACCACGGCGCAGGGCTGCACTTCCACCAGCATGGTACGGGTAACCGTCAATCCTGCTGCTATTGCCACTGCGGGTACCGACCGGACCGTTTGCTCGGGCGTAGCCACCACGCTTGGCGCGGCAGCCGCCACGGGATATACGTACGCCTGGAGTCCAGCTACCGGCCTGAGCAGCACTACTGATGCTAACCCTACCTTAACGCTGCCTAACACCGGCACTGCGCCGCAGGTATTAAACTACATTGTGACGGCCACAACCAGCAACGGCTGTGTGGCCCGGGATACGGTGCGCATCACCGTAAACCCAGCCGCCGTAGCAAATGCCGGGGCCGACCGCGCCCTATGCTCCGGCGACCAAACGACCTTGGGCTCGACCTCGCTTACTGGCTACACCTATGCTTGGAATCCAGCTACGGGCTTGAGCAGCGCCACCGTTACCCAACCGGTTTTCTCGCAAACCAATACGGGTACCACGCCCCAGATCCTCACCTACATCCTCACGGCCACTACCGCCCAAGGATGCGTAAGCACCAGCACAGTACGCGTAACCGTCAATCCCGCGGCAGTGGCTAATGCCGGCGCCGATGCCGCAGTTTGCGACGGTAAGCGCACGACATTGGGTACCACCGCCTTAGCGGGCTACACCTACCAATGGAGCCCAGCCACCAACCTGAGTAGCGCTTCCGCTGCCCAGCCCACCTTTACCGGGGTAAACACCAGTCAGAATCCGCTTACTCTCACGTATGTGGTGACGGCCACGACGGCCCAGAACTGCGTCGGCCGCGATACAGTGCGCATCACTGTGAACCCACGCCCTTTGCCCGACAGTATTCAGGGCTCCGCTTCGGTATGCCCTACAATACAAGGCGTGGCTTATTCGATTCGCAATGCGCGTGGTACTGCCTATCAATGGCTGGTGACGGGGGGTACTATTGCTAGCGGCCAGGGTACGGCGGCTATTACCGTGAACTGGGGTACGGCCTCTACTACCGCAAGCGTGAAGGCTTTCCAACTGAACTCGCTTGGTTGCTCTTCGGACACGATTACGTTCCCGGTACGGGTCAATCAGCAGCTCATCACCCAGCGGCCAACCGGCCCATTGAATGTGTGCTTGGCTGATGGGCCCTTCACGTATCAAACTTCCCTCACGAACGGCTCCACCTATGGCTGGCAGATCGTGGGGGCACCCAGGTAAGTACCAATCAGAATACAGTGCAGGTGACTTTCACACGCCCCGGTATTGCCAAGCTCGTCGTGACGGAATCCAGCAACCCGGCCGGGGGCCGCTGCTTGGGCCAGAGCGATACGCTGTACATCACGGTGCGGCCTTCACCGGCCACTAATCTGGCTATCAACGGGCCAGCGCAGGCGTGCGCAGCAGGTGGCAACCTGACCTTTACTTTGCCCGGCGCAACTGCTTCCACTTATCACTTTCAGTTAAACAACGCTACCATCACCAGCACCGGCAACACCGTCACGTTGCCAACGCCAGCGGTAGGCACTTATACCCTTACAGCTCGCGAAACCAACGCTAGCCTCTGCCCCGGTCCGCTCTATACCAAGACCTTCACCGTAGTACCCGCCCTGGCCATAAATGGTCCGGCCAGCTACTGCCCCGAAGCGCGTACCGGCCTCAGCTATACAGTGGGTACTGGCTTGCCGGGCGCAGTTTATCAATGGACGATAACGGGCGGCACCCTTGTTAGCGGCCAGAACACGCCTACCATCCGCGTTGACTTCCCCGCAGGAAACACCCCGGCCACCATCCAAGTAACGGAAACGACCAGCAACGGCTGCGCCGCCACGCTCACGGTACGTCCCGACAATGCTAGCACTAACTTGGTAGTAGCCTCGGTCGAGCCGCAAGATGACCGCCGGGTTACACTCACGCTCAACGTGCCCAACAACACCGGCAACACCAACCGCGTGAACATTATGCGTCGGCCGGCGGGCAGTACCGGGGCCTTCGTGGCGGTAGGCACCTCGGCCACTACGGCCACCAGCTTCACCGACACGGGCGTGGACACCGATGCCAGCGCCTACGAATACCGCTTGGAGCTAACCAACGCCTGCGGCACCTTGCTCAGCAGCACGCAACACACGACCATTCGCGCGGTGGCTACCGCTGTGGAAGGTGGAGCTGGCCGGGACCAAGGCAAAGTGACCGTAACATGGAGCCCATATGTAGGCTTCGCGGTGCGAGATTACCAAGTCTTCCGACGCGTCAGCAACGGCACCGAGGAACTGGTGCAAACCGTAGCCGCTACCACTACTAGCATCACGCTCACGACCGGTAGCGCCGGCTTCGATCAGTGCTTCCGGGTACAGGCCATAGCGGCGACTGGTGCGCTGGTTTCGTCATCCAACTCAGCCTGTGTGGAGTTTGCCAACGACTTGGTATTCTACAACGTGGTGACGCCCAATGGCGACGGCCTCAACGACCAGTTTATTGTGAAAAACGTGGAATTGTATAGTGGCACCACCCTCACTGTATTCAACCGTTGGGGCAAGGAAGTATATAAGACCAACAACTACCGCAACACCTTCGATGGGGCCAATTCGCCGGCTGGCGTGTACTACTACCAACTTCAATTAGCGGGTGGCCGGTCGTACAAAGGTTGGTTTGAGGTAGTGAAGTAAGCCACCGAGTTAGCCGGTTTTTCAACCCGCACAACTGGTATCTGCTTGCTGTTAGCTTGAAAAAGGCGCTTCATCTGAAGTGCCTTTTTTGTTAGTCAGACCTGCGTTAGAGCGGTCATTCACTTTCATTGCCGATACATGAATGAACTCCAACAGTAATAAGCTGTTAGCCAAGCGGACAGGTATACTCAGCAACGTTAGCCATATGCCACCCGACAAAATCCGTGAAATCCCAGAAATACGGCTAAATCCGTGATTACCTTTGCCGCGTGAATAAAGCTGCTAAAAACATTCCCGCGCAAGCCTTGCGCGAAGTTGAAATTCAAGATATGGTCGCCGAGGGCAAATGCCTCGTGCGCATTGAAAACCTCGTGGTATTTGTATCGCAGGTAGCCCCCGGCGACGTCGTTGACCTGCGCATTACCCGCAGCAAAAAGAGCTTCCTGGAAGCTGTACCTACGCACTTCCACAAATACTCGGAGCGGCGCGTGCAGCCGTTTTGCGAGCATTTTGGTACGTGCGGCGGTTGCAAGTGGCAGCATATCGGCTACGATACCCAGCTCCAGTACAAGCACCAACAGGTGGCCGACACGCTCCAGCGCATTGGCAAAGTAGCGCTGCCCGAAATTCAGCCCATCCTGCCCTCGCCTTCTCAGACCTACTACCGCAATAAGCTGGAATACACCTTCAGCTTTATGGGCTGGCTGACGGAAGAGCAGATCAAAGACGAAACTACCGAGTACGACCGGCGCGTGCTTGGCTTCCACACGCCCGCCCGCTTCGACAAGATTCTGGACGTCAACCACTGCTGGCTGCAACCCGACCCTAGCAACCAAATCCGGCTGGCGGTGCGCAACTATGCGCGCCAGCACGATCTGCGCTTCGGCAATATCATCAAGCAAACTGGCCTGTTGCGTAACCTCATTATCCGCACGGCTAATTCCGGCGACATCATGGTGATTTTGCAGTGCTACCGCCAGCACCAAGCCATTGAGCCGCTGCTGGACTATCTGTACGAACGGTTTCCGCAGATTACCTCCCTCAACTACGTCCTCAACGACAAGGGCAACGAAACCTTCCACGATCTGGAGGTAGTATGCTACAAAGGCGAACCGTACATCCACGAGGAAATGGAAGGATTGCGTTTCCGCGTCGGCCCGAAGTCGTTCTACCAAACCAACTCCGAAGGCGCTTACAACCTCTACAAAGTAGCCAGCGACTTCGCCCAGCTCACTGGCAACGAGTTAGTATATGACCTCTACACCGGCGCCGGCACCATTGCCAACTTCGTGGCCCGCCAGGCCCGACACGTAGTAGGCGTCGAGTACGTAGAGCAAGCCGTAGCCGATGCCCGTATCAACTCGGAAATCAATGGCGTGACCAATACCGAGTTCTACGCTGGCGACATGAAGGACGTGCTCAACGCCGATTTCATTGCCCAGCACGGTCGCCCCGATGTGGTCATCACCGATCCGCCGCGCGCCGGTATGCACGAAGATGTTGTGCGCCGCCTGCTCGAAATGCGTGCCCCCCGCATCGTGTACGTCAGCTGCAACCCCGCCACCCAGGCCCGCGACTTAGAGCTACTCGACGAAGCCTACAAAGTGACGCGCGTGCAGCCCGTAGACATGTTCCCACACACCCACCACGTAGAGAATGTGGTAGCATTGGAATTGCGGTAAGGCCTACACTGATATTCTATGGGACTTGACATCACCCTAGCTAGAGTAGTCAATAGTGAAGTCAATGAATATGACTACCTTCTTGCAGACGACTCACCCGAGTTGTATCCTTTTTTTCATCACCTTATACGCACGAAACATTTTGCTTATGAGGATGAAGAACTTGATGCGGAAGTGTACTTCCCAGAGGACCTAGCTTATCAGCGGAAAGGAGTAGTAACCGCTTTCTACAACGATTTTGTTAACGATGTATGTTTAATCCGTCAGCACGAGGTTGATCGGATGTTAACTTATGTTGACGAAAAACATAAAGCTGGTTTTGACACTTCCTTCGTCAAACAATTCAGAGAAGGTCAAACGGTTGTCATTATCAGCTGGTAACCACATTTTGTATATGGACTACGCCAACGACCCTGAACTGAATGGCAAATACCTCGGCACTATCACCAAGGATTTCGCTACCGTTTCTGATACGCTACTAGAAGCCTCCTCCCAAGTACGGAAGATGGAAATTTCTAAATATCCCATCTTCGTTTTTGCCCGCCAAGAAGTACCGCTCGGTAGTCTGCTCGTCAATGCCGACGAGTTGAACTTGGAGTGGCACGTGTTTGCTTCGTTTCTGGAGCTATTCGTACAGCAAGGCATTGTTGGCACGGAGGGAATCGAAGCCTTCCAATCCACCTACAAAGACCCCGACGAGTACTGCTGCCTCTTCGTGCTAGACAAGGAGTTCACCAATTTCGTGTACATCCCTTACCCCGAAGATTAAAAGCAACACAGTCCGAAATAACAACAAAGGAAAGGCCATCCACATGCGGATGGCCTTTCCTTTGTTGTTATTTACTTGACCCTTAGGTCTATACAGTCGATTTAGGTTTCCAATGCCAGAATAAAAAACCTCCGCAAACCGCTGCCATAAGAAAGCAGCCCATAACCTGCTGTCGAAGTTTTTTGACTTCACCACTATCTGTAGGCCACATTACATAGTCGGTTTCAGGACCGTACAAAACATGTATCAGGTCGCCCACCGCAACCGTATCGTACTGCTCTTTGGCCAAGCTTAGATAGTGGATATCGTTGTTCAGCCAAAACCCGACGCTGTGGTGCTTACGATTGTTACGTTTGTTAGCGACTGGGACTTGTATCAACTGCCCTTTCTCTAGCAAATACGTACTGACCTTCGCTTCATACCCATTACCAATCCCAAAGGCTAGAAAAAACAGGGTTGATAGGATCAAACAAAAGGCTTTTATGCCCCCGTTTAAAAATGATTAAACCCTTGCGCCCGGAGTGGCACGGGCTGACCAGATTTGGTGATGAGGTTAGTGCCTTCGCTCCTCTCTACCATGTGGCCAATGATGGTAATATCCGGATGGTTTTTAAGCAGAGCGTGGGCAGCGAGCGGAACGGTAAAGAGCAATTCATAATCCTCTCCTCCGTTGAGCATGCACATAATGGGGTCGAGGTTAAACTCCTCGGCCACTTCCAGCGTGGGATTAGCAATGGGCAGGTTTTCCGAGAATATACGGGCTCCGGTGCCGCTGGCTTGGCAGAGGTGCAGCACTTCCGAAGCCAGTCCGTCGGAAATATCGATCATGCTGGTGGGCTCCACGCCTAAGTCGCGCAGCTCGTGAATGACGTCCATGCGGGCTTCAGGGCGAAGTTGGCGCTGGAGCACGTAGGGATATTTGCCAAGTTCGGGCTGGGTTTCGGGGTCAGCCTGCCAGGCTTGCTTTTCGCGCTCCAGCACTTGCAAACCGAGGTAGGCACCGCCAAGGTCGCCGGTTACGCAAATCAGGTCGTTGGGGCTAGCCCCGCTCCGGCGCACTGCCTTACCAGCAGCCACGTGCCCTATGGCCGTGATGCTGATGGTGAGGCCGCCACGGCTGGCCGTGGTGTCGCCGCCCACGATGTCTACATCATACGCTTCGCAAGCCAGGCGCATTCCGTCGTAGAGTTCCTGCACTGCTTCCACCGAAAACCGAGCCCCAATACTTACTGCTACCACAATTTGGGTAGGGGTGGCATTCATAGCCGCCACATCAGATACGTTGACGGCT contains:
- a CDS encoding SH3 domain-containing protein, with translation MLKKPFLFFLISLWFSQPSTAQKVTPKLARADSAFDAGAYQLAYRQYRGLLRQEAVASPRLLLRMAYVQEGLGHYPAALYYLHMALARQPRLATWHKMAELARDQRLAGYPETWRQDLQLTFRRYYYFGLQGLLIGAVVSGTLLLVRRRQITRGWWVAYGSYLVFTAVYLNLLGTERAALVVRPTAALMAGPSAGSAWLTTAAAGDRLVVQGQQDTWYQVQWQGQEAYIRTQDLLLVQ
- a CDS encoding SDR family oxidoreductase → MKNKVVLITGGTSGIGRACAVAFGQAGARVVITGRDEARLQDTARELTSLGITHHTVRADVGVEADSERAVAETIQAFGQLDVLLNNAGISMRARFQEVDLEVIRRLMQTNFFGTVYTTKFALPHLLASKGSVVGVSSIAGYRGLPGRTGYSASKFAMHGFLEALRTELLPQGVHVLLACPGFTASNIRQVALAADGSAQGESPRDEQKMMSSEEVAEHILAAVRHRRRDLVLTSQGKLTVFLNKWLPSLTDKLVLSHFRKEEKGEL
- a CDS encoding GEVED domain-containing protein, whose translation is MPPATSACTPGSAPASGYAFGMGILNVTLGSINNTTLGVQDGYRDYACTLGASLTIGQSYPISIRTNSGVNETVRVWLDINNDGTLNPTTELIFSSNAKQLHTGTISLPANTVLGTRLRLRVAADWENSPIPTPCSTPQYSQTEDYAITAVTNTAAPVAEFVADQTLTCSGCVQFTDQSQNAPSSWLWNFGDNTTSTLQNPNHCYTTPGTYTVTLTATNATGSNVRTRTSYIEYNSTVPVAATCTPTTTAYCCDYGITRFALGTLVKTSLNGQAGYENFTCSSRVQLTEGTVVSISVTTGGTTPHDTRVWLDLNNDGAFTTGELLYTALNRASPSGTLTIPGSAVKNVPLRLRVLADFVGGASGPCANPQLGQVEDYTVTVQQNTNPPVAAFTSNYVLGNCQNPVQFTDQSSNAPTSWLWNFGDGSTSTQQNPSHIYSTAGVFNVTLTATNSFGNNVVTRNGYVVFMQPCVSYCTATSTTANIWLTNVAVRRGAATDLDNTSAASANGYGNYIDQVVNLYQGQSTTLSLSVNATFQHVLWAWIDWNRNGTYETSELVMNGITSATTFSAPIAVPGTAGSTGFTRMRVMVRLNNLPTPTACQINQNNSETEEYSVQVNQVLATLEARTMPALTIFPNPSADGHLRLRLPDPAAAGTYAVRIDNVVGAQVMETSVKLSPNQEATLDLSNLPRGLYMVRLQNAEGKMATRRVQVGY
- a CDS encoding PKD-like domain-containing protein — translated: MAKPILRALFLLLLLAGLRPGSAVASHLLGGEMTYQYLDANGPAGTQFRYRVTVFIYLNSECSVPGVPSQTVSNVPDGRCNIFLNLYNKTTGQRINSGEGSNNYPCAQVVCGGATQFDQQPGGTFRLPRISNPSITPPQPGGCSIPAGTLPSVRLARYEAIINLPVSLAGYYAVYTDGTRNFNIDNLTNPSGQNQTLYVDMAPPLLPNSSPTFSDTAVVVICQGDTSILVNNAVDPDGDRLIYSFSTPYNDVQNNFPATTFTPPPPSVLYAPGYSATNPFGTAPGNYAFLNASNGISRYATSRVGRFVVAVEVKEYRSINGNEVLIGSTRREIQLVSRTCQPNNSPQFTPATVATRTFTIQEGQSLSFNLAATDSDGNPINLRANSVLLDGAGPFNATFGGNQGTVLPGAPTGSATVQGPSGSVNSQFVFNSQCGNARSTPYDVVVTATDVACGAKTVAEVFQILVTKAAGPTSITGETVICDRSTPRSYTVAGPTASSYRWTVQGGIIQGSSTANTVQVLWNGTGAGRVTVRGISALNCPTDSVSRTIDVRPIGALTVTPATPTICQGASTTLTASGGTSYTWTSSTGQTFTGTSITVTPAVTTTYTVTTTDGSCTASRAVTVTVTPQAVANAGADATVCSGIATTLGTAGLTGYTYQWSPATGLSNATVAQPTLTFTNTGTTAQSLKYVVTATTTSGCIARDTVTVLVNPAAVALAGADQTFCSGGTATLGNAASAVAGSTYAWSPVTGLSSSNGVTTTVTLPNTTAVPVVNQYILTVTTSNGCVNRDTVRVTVNPAAVANAGTDRAVCSGIATTLGTAALTGYTYQWSPATGLSSATAATPTLTLINTGPTPQLLTYTVTATTAQGCTSTSMVRVTVNPAAIATAGTDRTVCSGVATTLGAAAATGYTYAWSPATGLSSTTDANPTLTLPNTGTAPQVLNYIVTATTSNGCVARDTVRITVNPAAVANAGADRALCSGDQTTLGSTSLTGYTYAWNPATGLSSATVTQPVFSQTNTGTTPQILTYILTATTAQGCVSTSTVRVTVNPAAVANAGADAAVCDGKRTTLGTTALAGYTYQWSPATNLSSASAAQPTFTGVNTSQNPLTLTYVVTATTAQNCVGRDTVRITVNPRPLPDSIQGSASVCPTIQGVAYSIRNARGTAYQWLVTGGTIASGQGTAAITVNWGTASTTASVKAFQLNSLGCSSDTITFPVRVNQQLITQRPTGPLNVCLADGPFTYQTSLTNGSTYGWQIVGAPR